A region of uncultured Carboxylicivirga sp. DNA encodes the following proteins:
- a CDS encoding glycoside hydrolase family 28 protein, whose translation MKTLSIILLLINFHLCPIETDKDSIPHFDWMEQVGAQSFPTCDKVFNVKNYGAVGDAVQMNTTAIQKAIDEAVASGGGMVTFEPGIYLTGSLFIGDNINFHIPKGTMLIGSQNLNDYKQIDTRVAGLEMKWPAALVNIIGKKNAAITGNGTIHGKGKVFWEKYWDMRREYEPKGLRWIVDYDCERPRGILISDSENITVDGVVLYQPGFWSLHILYSSHVSVRNMIISNNIEGHGPSTDGIDIDSSSYILVENSTINCNDDNFCLKAGRDADGLKVNRPCEYIVIRECYAGIGAGLITCGSETSGSIRNVVAYNLRAENTTYGLRFKSAMNRGGTVEDIYLSNIDMKGVNFPISVDLNWNPTYSYSTLPEGYSIDEVPEHWIKMLEKVDPKEGTPKFKNIVFDDLTANDAEVCIRIGGIESSTIDNFIFKNVSLEGKKYGFIKYANNWNCESLSINGLDEIKLENNKKVKLQFNELVDQSTTK comes from the coding sequence ATGAAGACTTTGTCAATTATATTACTACTTATAAATTTTCACCTGTGTCCAATTGAGACTGATAAGGATTCCATACCTCATTTCGACTGGATGGAACAGGTAGGAGCTCAATCATTTCCAACATGTGATAAAGTTTTCAATGTAAAAAATTACGGAGCCGTTGGTGATGCTGTTCAAATGAATACCACTGCCATTCAAAAAGCTATTGATGAAGCAGTGGCTTCAGGTGGAGGCATGGTTACTTTTGAACCGGGTATTTATCTTACAGGATCGTTGTTTATAGGCGATAATATTAATTTTCATATTCCCAAAGGTACTATGCTTATTGGCAGCCAGAATTTGAATGATTACAAGCAAATAGATACCAGGGTAGCAGGTCTGGAAATGAAATGGCCGGCAGCTTTGGTTAATATTATTGGCAAAAAAAACGCAGCTATTACCGGTAATGGAACCATTCATGGTAAAGGAAAAGTTTTCTGGGAGAAATACTGGGACATGCGACGCGAATATGAACCTAAAGGATTACGCTGGATTGTTGATTATGATTGTGAACGCCCAAGAGGTATTCTCATCTCAGACAGTGAAAATATTACTGTAGATGGCGTTGTTCTTTACCAGCCAGGATTCTGGAGTTTACACATTCTATACTCCAGTCATGTTTCTGTTCGTAACATGATTATTAGTAATAATATTGAAGGCCACGGCCCGAGTACTGATGGTATCGACATTGACTCTTCCTCGTATATTCTGGTTGAGAACAGTACAATAAATTGTAACGATGACAATTTTTGTTTAAAAGCCGGAAGAGATGCCGATGGACTAAAAGTTAACAGACCATGTGAATACATAGTTATCCGGGAATGTTATGCTGGCATTGGAGCCGGATTAATCACCTGCGGAAGCGAGACTTCAGGCAGTATACGCAACGTAGTTGCTTATAATCTGAGAGCAGAAAACACCACTTACGGTCTGCGTTTTAAAAGTGCTATGAATCGTGGTGGTACAGTAGAAGATATTTATTTGTCTAATATCGATATGAAGGGAGTAAATTTTCCAATCTCTGTTGATTTAAACTGGAATCCAACCTATAGCTATTCAACTCTACCCGAAGGATATAGTATTGATGAAGTTCCGGAACACTGGATTAAAATGTTGGAAAAAGTGGACCCAAAAGAAGGAACCCCCAAATTTAAAAACATTGTTTTCGATGACCTTACTGCCAATGATGCGGAGGTATGTATCCGGATTGGAGGCATTGAATCCAGTACTATTGATAATTTTATTTTCAAAAACGTATCGCTAGAAGGTAAGAAATACGGTTTTATTAAGTATGCCAACAACTGGAATTGCGAATCTTTGAGCATTAACGGATTGGATGAAATAAAATTAGAGAACAACAAAAAGGTAAAATTACAATTCAACGAACTTGTAGATCAGTCAACAACAAAATAA
- a CDS encoding glycosyl hydrolase, which yields MWCYLRKYKPLFFGLILSLGAACQPDVKWPEESVTTKPGARWWWLGSAVDEANLTHNLEAYSKAGMGALEITPIYGVQDNDENDIDFLSDRWMEVYKHTQAEAKRLNMQIDMNTGTGWPFGGPQVKPEDAASKLIVQEYSVKSGESLKIDILPEDVKQLEHAHLACIMAFNQNKESVDLTEKVKDGHLDWTSPEGNWKVIALFEGNTFQQVKRAAPGGKGLVIDHFSASALPHYLQRFTDAFTKSNAPAPGFFFTDSYEVYQADWTPGLLQAFEDKYQYKLQDYLPYFLNSKKNDTTARIITDYRELLNDLLLNNFTKKWTGWAHEMGAQTRSQAHGSPGNLIDIYAAVDVPECEGFGLSDFHIKGLRHDSLTRHNDSDLSMLKYASSAAHITGKPFTSSETFTWLTEHFRTSLAQCKPDLDLMFVSGVNRMYFHGTTYSPQEAEWPGWKFYASIDMSPTNPLWEDANPFFKYISRSQAFLQMGQPDNDFLVYLPVYDMWHEQDGRLLMFDIHKMQERAPEFIEVIHRISNAGYDVDYISDSFIQSTEVNNGDLLTSGGATYKALIVPAAKKMPVEVLQHLIKLAKEGAQIIFMDHYPNDVPGFHQLDERQKSFQNYLKELPKSTFGKSEKYDFGKGSVITGSDFVSTLAKTETASEELKKEYGLSYIRRKNTKGHHYFISALKESYTDEWITLAQPFQSALIFDPLTGEIGQAAIREKNGLKQVRIQLESGQSMILQTFTNESPSCNSWPYVDEFKTPFVLNNNWQLSFTKSIPEIPDTFKLPSVQSWTMLPDENASVVMARGKYTTTFSANKDMADDWILDLGDVRETARVSVNGIAVDTLWSVPYHVHIGSYLKEGLNTLEIEVTNLPANYISKLDREGVKWRKFKEINLVDIKYSRKLYDDWEIMPSGLNSEVKLIPVNLSN from the coding sequence ATGTGGTGTTACCTTAGAAAATATAAGCCTTTATTCTTCGGCTTAATACTTTCATTAGGTGCAGCATGTCAACCCGATGTTAAATGGCCGGAAGAATCTGTTACAACCAAGCCGGGTGCCAGATGGTGGTGGTTAGGTAGTGCCGTTGATGAAGCAAACCTGACTCATAACCTGGAAGCCTATTCCAAAGCCGGAATGGGAGCTCTTGAGATAACTCCCATCTACGGTGTTCAGGATAACGACGAAAACGATATCGATTTTCTGTCAGACAGATGGATGGAAGTGTATAAACACACTCAGGCTGAAGCCAAGCGTTTAAATATGCAGATTGATATGAATACCGGGACCGGTTGGCCTTTTGGTGGCCCACAGGTAAAACCGGAAGATGCTGCATCTAAATTAATTGTTCAGGAGTACAGTGTGAAATCCGGTGAGTCTCTAAAAATCGACATACTGCCTGAAGACGTCAAACAATTAGAGCATGCACATCTTGCTTGTATCATGGCTTTTAATCAAAACAAGGAATCTGTTGATCTGACTGAAAAAGTTAAGGATGGACATCTTGATTGGACCTCTCCGGAAGGAAACTGGAAGGTAATTGCATTATTTGAAGGAAACACCTTTCAACAGGTAAAAAGAGCCGCACCGGGAGGTAAAGGTCTGGTGATCGATCATTTCTCAGCATCGGCACTACCTCATTATCTGCAACGATTCACGGATGCATTTACTAAAAGTAATGCTCCTGCCCCGGGTTTCTTCTTCACCGATTCTTATGAAGTATATCAGGCAGACTGGACTCCAGGACTTTTACAAGCCTTTGAGGATAAGTATCAATATAAATTACAAGACTATCTTCCTTATTTTTTAAATAGCAAGAAGAATGATACCACAGCCCGCATCATAACAGATTATCGTGAGTTATTAAATGATTTACTGCTTAATAATTTCACCAAAAAATGGACTGGTTGGGCCCATGAGATGGGAGCTCAAACCCGCAGTCAGGCACATGGCTCGCCAGGTAACCTGATTGATATATATGCAGCTGTTGATGTACCTGAATGCGAAGGCTTTGGTTTGTCTGATTTTCATATTAAGGGCTTACGTCACGATTCATTAACCCGTCATAACGATTCTGATTTATCGATGCTCAAATATGCCTCCTCAGCAGCTCATATTACAGGTAAACCTTTTACCTCATCCGAGACATTTACATGGCTTACAGAGCACTTTCGCACTTCTCTTGCCCAGTGCAAACCCGATCTTGATCTCATGTTTGTTTCGGGTGTAAATCGCATGTATTTTCATGGAACAACATATAGTCCACAAGAGGCAGAATGGCCTGGATGGAAGTTTTATGCATCCATAGATATGAGTCCAACCAACCCATTGTGGGAAGATGCCAACCCATTCTTTAAATACATCTCACGATCTCAAGCATTTCTGCAGATGGGTCAGCCGGATAACGATTTTTTGGTATATCTGCCTGTTTATGATATGTGGCACGAACAAGACGGTCGTTTACTGATGTTTGATATTCACAAGATGCAAGAAAGAGCACCTGAGTTTATTGAAGTCATTCATCGAATAAGTAATGCCGGATATGATGTTGATTACATATCAGACAGCTTTATTCAAAGCACTGAAGTTAATAATGGAGATTTACTGACCTCGGGTGGAGCCACTTATAAGGCTTTGATTGTTCCGGCAGCTAAAAAAATGCCGGTTGAAGTGTTGCAACATCTGATTAAGCTGGCAAAAGAAGGAGCCCAAATTATATTTATGGATCATTATCCAAATGATGTTCCAGGATTTCATCAACTTGATGAGCGGCAAAAGAGCTTCCAGAATTACTTAAAAGAATTACCGAAAAGTACATTTGGTAAAAGCGAAAAATATGACTTCGGAAAAGGTTCAGTCATCACGGGTTCTGATTTCGTTTCTACACTTGCCAAGACAGAAACAGCTTCTGAAGAACTAAAGAAAGAATACGGACTATCCTATATTCGTCGTAAGAATACAAAGGGACACCATTATTTCATCAGTGCATTAAAAGAAAGCTATACTGATGAATGGATTACACTTGCACAACCTTTTCAGTCAGCACTGATTTTTGATCCTTTGACAGGTGAAATAGGACAAGCTGCCATACGAGAGAAAAACGGTTTAAAACAGGTACGTATCCAGTTGGAATCAGGTCAGTCAATGATTCTGCAAACATTCACAAACGAATCACCTTCGTGTAATTCGTGGCCTTATGTGGATGAATTTAAAACTCCGTTTGTACTCAATAACAACTGGCAATTGTCATTCACGAAAAGTATCCCTGAAATACCTGATACTTTTAAGTTACCATCTGTTCAATCGTGGACTATGCTGCCAGACGAGAATGCTTCTGTAGTCATGGCAAGAGGTAAGTACACTACCACATTCTCGGCGAATAAAGACATGGCAGACGACTGGATTCTGGATTTGGGCGATGTTCGTGAGACAGCCAGGGTATCCGTCAACGGGATTGCTGTTGATACCTTATGGTCAGTGCCATATCATGTACACATCGGTTCATACCTTAAAGAAGGATTGAATACCCTTGAAATTGAAGTAACCAATCTGCCTGCCAATTATATTTCGAAGTTGGACAGAGAAGGTGTTAAATGGAGAAAATTCAAAGAGATTAATCTTGTAGATATCAAGTATTCAAGAAAACTCTATGATGATTGGGAAATTATGCCCTCCGGATTAAATAGTGAAGTGAAGTTGATTCCGGTGAACCTATCAAATTAA
- a CDS encoding rhamnogalacturonan acetylesterase: protein MKPKYLLLLPLLLFIISCEQEKPVSVLIAGDSTAQSYDTTQTLMRGWAQMLPLFLDSTITVKNHAKAGRSTKTFIEEERWAKLIEETEPGDYVIIQFGHNDASTRPERHASHDQYRQNLVNMINDVKAKQANPILATSIVMRTFQGRALVDDRLLAYPVITRQVADSLDLPLLDIYTRSRDMIIMLGDEPSKELYMWIGPGLDKKRPDGSEDDTHLQEAGATAVAELAAKEIKKLNLKNLSSHVVLP from the coding sequence ATGAAACCAAAATATCTACTACTTCTACCACTTCTGCTTTTTATCATTAGCTGCGAACAGGAAAAACCGGTTAGTGTGCTAATTGCCGGAGATTCAACAGCTCAATCGTACGACACTACTCAAACTCTTATGCGTGGCTGGGCTCAAATGTTACCACTATTTTTAGACAGTACCATAACTGTTAAGAATCATGCAAAAGCAGGAAGAAGCACTAAAACATTCATAGAGGAAGAAAGATGGGCTAAGCTGATTGAAGAAACTGAACCTGGCGATTATGTAATTATACAATTCGGTCATAACGATGCCTCTACCCGCCCCGAGCGCCATGCATCACACGACCAATATCGTCAGAATCTGGTTAACATGATTAACGATGTTAAAGCAAAACAAGCCAATCCTATTCTGGCAACTTCTATAGTAATGAGAACCTTTCAGGGTAGAGCCTTAGTTGATGATCGCTTACTTGCTTATCCTGTCATAACAAGACAAGTGGCCGATTCATTAGACCTTCCTTTGCTTGATATCTATACCCGAAGCCGCGATATGATAATTATGCTGGGTGATGAACCTTCAAAAGAACTATACATGTGGATTGGTCCTGGTTTGGATAAAAAACGTCCGGATGGATCAGAAGATGACACTCATTTACAGGAAGCCGGAGCAACCGCTGTCGCTGAGTTGGCAGCCAAAGAAATAAAGAAACTTAATCTGAAAAATCTATCATCGCATGTGGTGTTACCTTAG
- a CDS encoding glycoside hydrolase family 88 protein → MKRSTGILFILLISLTLLPIELGAQKKGSKKVELNDSNTPLHLLQPDYSFNYHVPTINEVAGKMDGILQYLTNSTPPALINKQTNSIVTDYSKIDRNCELQKGDFRLTSYEWGVTYAAMLKMNKATDNPQYLKYVTDRLDFLAEVSPYFSNILDETGIIDPLMNKVVNPHALDDAGAMCAAVIKTGRQTGNLKGYQPMIDRYIDYIMYHQQRLYDGTFARNRPLHNAVWTDDMFMSIPALLQKAPFDTDLDFNGEAVKQIKLFKEKMWVPEKGLFRHGWVEGQNPQPDFFWARANGWALLTLCEALDMLPRSHPEYSNILELYQTHIHSIVSYQSANGLWHQLIDKNDSYLETSATAIYVYALAHGINKGWISATLYGPATILGWNALNEKISDDGKVEGTCVGTGMGFDAAFYYHRPVSSYAAHGYGPALLAGAEIIELLKNWHPKMNDSAVHFYKIAQNHNEPIFEVQDPSRPPYMRAGSTRKGENPVLFIIGDSTVKNGSGKGDRGQWGWGSFFNKFVDTTKISVENHALGGRSSRSFLMEGLWQKVLKGLQPGDYLIIQFGHNDGGPLNTGRARASLHSAGDESETVIMQRHGGPETVYSFGHYIRTYIRQAKAQGVNVIALSHTPGNRWTGDKMDRCTDTFAAWTKQVAEEEGVCYIDHNNLCAEQYEAIGKEATKPYYKDNVHTSFDGAMLHGRTLAKAILDLDKCDLKNYIKPETLVTKKKVAPKPLYRDPVFDGAADPEVVWNEKEQRWFMFYTNRRANMKNPNGVDWVHGTKINIAESLDNGLTWEFRGPANINYGIDEYTYWAPDIVEYEGKYHMFLTIVPGIFSDWSHPRHIVHLTSTNLLDWDFQSKLNLTSDKVIDAGVIQKPDGTWRMFYNNEKDGKTIYYADSPDLYKWEDKGKIIAERGEGPKVFQWKDHYFMVIDTWRGLAIHSSTDLDNWTRQPDHILQQGGSGKDDGVHGQHCDVIVSNNKAYIFYFTHPGRIGDKAKENTYDTRRTSIQVGELEYSDGKITCDRDKSVEINLINQ, encoded by the coding sequence ATGAAAAGATCTACAGGAATATTATTCATTTTATTAATCTCATTAACCCTTCTTCCCATTGAATTGGGAGCTCAAAAAAAGGGATCTAAGAAGGTTGAATTAAACGATTCAAATACTCCACTTCATCTGTTACAACCAGATTATTCATTTAATTACCATGTGCCAACCATTAATGAAGTGGCTGGTAAAATGGATGGGATCCTGCAATATCTTACAAACTCAACACCACCTGCTTTAATTAATAAGCAAACCAACAGTATTGTAACCGATTATTCAAAGATTGATCGTAATTGTGAATTACAAAAAGGTGATTTCAGGTTAACTTCATACGAATGGGGCGTTACCTATGCAGCAATGCTGAAAATGAACAAGGCTACAGATAATCCTCAGTATCTGAAATATGTGACTGACCGATTGGATTTTCTGGCTGAAGTATCACCATACTTTTCAAATATCCTGGATGAAACTGGGATCATTGATCCTTTAATGAATAAAGTTGTCAATCCTCATGCGTTGGATGATGCCGGTGCAATGTGTGCTGCGGTTATCAAAACAGGCCGTCAAACCGGGAATCTAAAAGGCTATCAACCAATGATTGACCGATACATCGACTATATCATGTATCATCAGCAACGTTTATATGATGGCACCTTCGCCCGTAATCGTCCTTTACACAACGCTGTATGGACAGATGATATGTTTATGAGTATTCCGGCTTTACTGCAAAAAGCACCTTTCGATACCGATCTTGATTTTAATGGTGAGGCAGTTAAACAGATAAAGCTTTTTAAAGAAAAAATGTGGGTGCCTGAAAAAGGACTCTTCCGACATGGTTGGGTGGAAGGACAAAATCCTCAGCCAGACTTTTTCTGGGCCAGAGCAAACGGATGGGCCTTACTTACCTTATGTGAAGCTTTGGATATGCTGCCTCGCAGTCATCCCGAATATTCAAATATTTTAGAACTATACCAGACGCATATTCATTCAATTGTTAGCTATCAGTCAGCTAATGGATTATGGCATCAGCTGATTGACAAAAATGATAGTTATCTGGAAACATCTGCTACAGCCATTTATGTTTATGCTTTGGCACATGGTATTAATAAAGGTTGGATAAGTGCAACCCTTTACGGACCAGCCACCATCCTGGGCTGGAATGCGTTAAATGAGAAAATTTCAGATGATGGTAAAGTAGAAGGAACCTGTGTCGGAACCGGAATGGGTTTTGATGCTGCTTTTTATTATCACCGACCAGTAAGCAGTTATGCTGCTCATGGCTATGGTCCAGCTTTATTAGCAGGAGCTGAAATCATTGAATTATTAAAGAACTGGCATCCTAAGATGAATGACAGTGCTGTTCATTTTTATAAAATAGCTCAGAATCACAACGAACCAATCTTTGAAGTGCAGGATCCCTCACGCCCTCCATATATGAGAGCAGGAAGTACAAGAAAAGGCGAAAATCCTGTATTATTTATTATTGGTGATTCTACAGTTAAAAATGGCAGTGGTAAAGGAGATCGTGGCCAGTGGGGCTGGGGAAGTTTCTTCAACAAGTTTGTTGACACTACAAAAATTTCAGTGGAGAACCATGCCCTTGGCGGAAGAAGTAGTCGTTCGTTTTTAATGGAAGGACTTTGGCAAAAAGTTTTGAAGGGACTACAGCCTGGAGATTATCTGATTATTCAGTTTGGACACAATGACGGAGGCCCCTTGAATACAGGTCGTGCGAGAGCCTCTCTTCACAGTGCGGGTGATGAATCAGAAACGGTTATCATGCAGCGCCATGGAGGACCTGAAACAGTTTATTCATTTGGTCATTATATTAGAACCTATATCCGCCAGGCAAAAGCACAGGGTGTAAATGTAATTGCCTTATCACATACACCAGGTAACAGATGGACTGGTGATAAAATGGATCGTTGTACAGATACTTTTGCAGCATGGACAAAACAAGTAGCAGAAGAAGAAGGCGTTTGTTACATCGATCATAACAACCTGTGTGCTGAGCAATACGAAGCCATTGGTAAAGAAGCAACCAAACCATACTATAAGGATAATGTGCATACTTCATTCGATGGAGCTATGTTGCATGGAAGAACCTTGGCAAAAGCAATTTTAGACCTTGATAAATGTGATCTGAAAAACTACATCAAACCCGAGACCCTAGTAACAAAGAAGAAAGTAGCACCTAAACCATTGTATCGCGACCCGGTATTTGATGGTGCTGCCGATCCTGAAGTGGTTTGGAATGAAAAAGAACAACGATGGTTTATGTTTTATACCAATCGAAGAGCCAATATGAAAAATCCGAATGGTGTTGATTGGGTACATGGCACAAAAATCAATATTGCTGAATCGTTGGATAACGGATTAACCTGGGAATTCAGAGGACCTGCCAATATCAACTATGGCATTGATGAATATACCTACTGGGCTCCAGATATTGTTGAATACGAGGGAAAGTATCATATGTTCCTAACCATTGTTCCGGGTATATTTAGCGATTGGAGCCATCCCCGTCATATTGTGCATTTAACCAGTACAAATCTGTTGGATTGGGATTTTCAATCAAAATTGAATTTGACATCTGATAAAGTTATTGATGCAGGTGTTATTCAAAAACCGGATGGAACATGGCGAATGTTTTACAATAACGAAAAAGATGGGAAAACCATCTATTATGCCGACAGTCCAGACTTATACAAGTGGGAAGACAAGGGTAAAATTATAGCAGAACGTGGTGAAGGTCCTAAAGTATTCCAATGGAAAGACCATTATTTTATGGTGATTGATACATGGAGAGGTCTGGCCATACATTCTTCTACTGATCTCGACAACTGGACCCGTCAACCCGATCATATTCTGCAACAAGGTGGATCAGGTAAGGATGACGGCGTGCATGGTCAGCATTGTGATGTGATTGTCAGCAACAATAAAGCCTATATCTTTTACTTTACTCATCCGGGACGGATTGGGGATAAAGCCAAAGAAAACACGTACGATACACGTCGCACTTCCATTCAGGTTGGAGAACTGGAATATAGTGATGGAAAAATCACCTGCGACCGGGATAAATCAGTTGAAATCAATCTAATTAATCAATAA
- a CDS encoding sulfatase-like hydrolase/transferase, producing MNNKQNRKLIQFIAFLMLLLILMACETKTATTQSTKPNIIFLMDDQHRHDAIGIVDSTMYTPALDKLAKEGVRFTQAVCQAPMCVASRNSMMFGMYPNQVGILRNEHGLRDSLLPAKTLAQLFQDAGYETAGFGKTHWGTSSQPFIPSTRGFETRYIGECREEGAVMMIDVAPDRKERYNEEVKDYGGGEEKPVGYIGRTSGIAEGDHRDGWVFEQCLNYIDNRQDERPLFLYLSFLKPHAGHNVPEGYESHYDLENTEYAQQPLWDEDHSEHALGVNRRDMYINFWKDATEEQWKEMTMRYKANCSWTDHMFERTLAALDEKNLLDNAIIIYVSDHGEMLGERYYRFNKYCLYESSVRVPFIISGTALPKELIGKEDSRNAELIDVLPTLLSAANIEIPQSAMGINLLDTNKSRQGSFCALHEKKDQAAFMWRNANHKLILVMNRKSNLSDYNADDIIDGEFYDLENDPQEWNNLYHSSESDPIMTRMKDKLLNHLKSQVKSKI from the coding sequence ATGAATAACAAACAAAATAGGAAACTAATTCAATTTATTGCATTCCTGATGCTGTTACTCATTCTTATGGCCTGTGAAACAAAGACTGCAACAACACAATCTACAAAGCCTAATATCATCTTTTTAATGGATGATCAGCATCGGCATGATGCTATTGGTATTGTAGATTCAACAATGTACACACCGGCACTTGACAAATTAGCCAAAGAAGGAGTTCGTTTTACCCAGGCTGTTTGTCAGGCACCAATGTGTGTTGCCAGCCGAAATTCAATGATGTTCGGAATGTATCCTAATCAGGTTGGTATTTTGAGAAATGAACATGGATTAAGAGATTCTTTGTTGCCTGCAAAAACACTGGCACAATTATTCCAGGATGCAGGCTACGAAACAGCAGGTTTCGGAAAAACGCATTGGGGAACCAGCTCTCAACCATTTATCCCGTCAACCCGTGGTTTTGAAACACGTTATATTGGCGAATGCCGTGAAGAAGGAGCCGTTATGATGATTGACGTTGCTCCTGATCGTAAAGAACGATATAACGAAGAAGTCAAAGATTACGGAGGTGGCGAAGAAAAACCAGTAGGATATATTGGAAGAACCAGTGGAATTGCCGAAGGTGACCATCGTGATGGCTGGGTGTTCGAACAATGTTTAAATTATATTGATAACCGACAAGACGAAAGACCACTTTTCCTGTATTTATCATTTTTAAAGCCACACGCCGGACATAATGTCCCTGAAGGATACGAATCACATTATGATCTTGAAAACACTGAATATGCGCAACAACCCCTCTGGGATGAAGATCACTCAGAACATGCATTAGGGGTTAACAGAAGAGATATGTATATCAACTTCTGGAAAGATGCAACAGAAGAACAGTGGAAAGAAATGACCATGCGATATAAAGCTAACTGCTCATGGACTGACCATATGTTTGAACGAACTCTGGCTGCCCTCGATGAGAAAAACCTTTTAGATAATGCAATCATTATCTATGTTTCAGATCATGGCGAAATGCTGGGTGAGCGCTATTATCGTTTTAATAAGTATTGCCTTTACGAATCAAGTGTAAGAGTTCCGTTTATAATTTCAGGAACAGCACTTCCAAAAGAATTAATTGGTAAGGAGGATAGTCGCAATGCAGAACTGATTGACGTTCTTCCAACTCTACTTTCAGCTGCTAACATTGAAATACCTCAAAGTGCAATGGGAATAAACCTGCTCGACACAAATAAAAGCCGACAAGGTAGTTTTTGTGCTCTTCACGAAAAGAAAGATCAGGCAGCGTTTATGTGGAGAAATGCAAATCATAAACTCATATTAGTGATGAACCGGAAAAGTAATTTAAGTGATTACAATGCTGATGATATTATTGATGGGGAGTTTTACGATCTGGAAAATGATCCACAGGAATGGAATAATTTATATCATTCATCCGAAAGTGATCCAATAATGACTAGAATGAAGGATAAATTGCTGAATCATTTAAAATCACAGGTTAAAAGCAAAATATAA